One Hermetia illucens chromosome 4, iHerIll2.2.curated.20191125, whole genome shotgun sequence DNA segment encodes these proteins:
- the LOC119654115 gene encoding odorant receptor 33b-like — protein sequence MTNDLIGPLYFIMLNAHLKIVIERIQGVGWNRMKTKEENCRELLECIEDHRLIMKMFDVLESNLSFAMFTQFASTAITVAMELMFAIFYPFSFTQISMLLVSAFSSALEILPCCYYSNDFMVQTNGIVTAIYSSNFYEQSKEFQKTMIIFMQMTQKAKVVSAGKMFPVTLATFASIMKTSYTLLTVASQLR from the exons ATTTCATTATGCTGAATGCGCATCTTAAGATTGTCATCGAACGAATTCAGGGTGTTGGATGGAATAGGATGAAAACAAAGGAAGAGAACTGTCGCGAACTTTTGGAATGCATTGAGGATCATCGACTTATAATGAA GATGTTTGATGTATTAGAGAGCAACCTCTCCTTCGCAATGTTCACCCAGTTCGCGAGTACCGCCATCACCGTCGCTATGGAACTAATGTTTGCTATATTCTACCCATTTAGTTTTACGCAAATTTCGATGCTTCTGGTTTCAGCCTTTTCATCTGCTCTGGAAATCCTGCCATGTTGTTACTATTCGAATGATTTTATGGTACAAACGAACGGGATCGTAACTGCAATTTACTCCTCAAATTTCTATGAACAATCGAAGGAGTTTCAAAAGACCATGATTATTTTCATGCAGATGACACAAAAGGCAAAAGTGGTTTCTGCAGGAAAAATGTTTCCTGTCACATTGGCTACGTTCGCGTCG ATAATGAAAACATCTTATACATTATTGACTGTCGCCAGTCAATTAAGGTAG